A region of Leptospira selangorensis DNA encodes the following proteins:
- a CDS encoding BrnT family toxin, which translates to MEFEWDPAKNDENLRKHGIDFFEAQKAFLDPNRVITLDITHSSDSEKRYYCFGLIDSYVSTVRFTVRNGKIRIFGAGYWRQGKKVYEKENKIR; encoded by the coding sequence ATGGAGTTTGAATGGGATCCTGCAAAGAATGACGAAAATTTGCGGAAACATGGAATTGATTTCTTTGAAGCTCAAAAGGCATTCTTGGATCCAAATAGGGTTATTACTTTAGATATTACCCATTCTTCAGATTCCGAAAAAAGATATTATTGTTTTGGCCTAATTGATTCGTATGTATCAACAGTAAGATTTACTGTTAGAAATGGTAAAATCAGAATCTTTGGGGCAGGTTATTGGAGGCAAGGTAAGAAAGTTTATGAAAAAGAAAATAAAATACGCTGA
- a CDS encoding helix-turn-helix domain-containing protein — translation MFASVLPQWKVSKKEKEFFYRALKTARKDAGLTQAEVAKKLKRSRSHISKIELGQRRLFMDEFLILYRLYGKPTIYFYSAFIKSDLVEQID, via the coding sequence ATGTTTGCAAGTGTCCTTCCGCAATGGAAAGTCTCAAAGAAGGAGAAAGAATTCTTTTACAGAGCTTTGAAGACGGCGAGAAAGGATGCTGGTCTTACTCAAGCTGAAGTTGCTAAGAAGCTAAAGCGTAGTCGAAGTCATATTTCTAAGATAGAGCTTGGACAAAGGCGATTGTTTATGGATGAGTTTTTGATTTTATATAGGCTTTATGGAAAGCCAACTATCTATTTCTATTCTGCCTTTATCAAAAGTGATCTTGTTGAACAGATAGATTAA
- a CDS encoding DUF4145 domain-containing protein → MSEIKRIPCVQCGNVTKHTVKGEYKTEGFAEGPDISWKSEYFILECNGCEEVSFLKVSTNSENFTYNADGSIESIETIKVYPEREEGNLESKYFLNLPRQIEELFSETLESYNKENLILCAAGLRAIIEGVCADQKIKKGPVEEKDKNGQTITRQKGNLEGKINGLKQKDLLTEKQANILHQHRFLGNTALHRLQKPDKDKLKLAIEILEHILDAIYLIPKKATNLKRKK, encoded by the coding sequence ATGTCAGAAATCAAAAGAATTCCTTGCGTACAATGCGGAAATGTAACAAAGCACACAGTTAAAGGGGAGTATAAAACAGAGGGATTTGCAGAAGGTCCAGATATAAGTTGGAAAAGCGAATATTTTATCTTGGAATGTAATGGTTGTGAAGAAGTTTCTTTTCTGAAAGTTTCTACCAATTCGGAGAATTTTACTTATAATGCAGATGGTTCAATTGAGAGTATAGAAACTATCAAGGTCTATCCTGAGAGAGAAGAGGGAAATTTAGAATCAAAATATTTCCTTAATCTACCTCGTCAAATTGAAGAATTATTCTCAGAGACACTCGAAAGCTATAATAAAGAAAATTTAATTCTTTGTGCAGCGGGTCTTCGTGCCATTATTGAAGGTGTTTGTGCAGACCAAAAGATTAAAAAGGGTCCAGTTGAAGAAAAGGATAAGAATGGTCAAACCATAACGAGACAAAAGGGAAATCTTGAGGGGAAAATTAATGGGTTAAAGCAGAAAGATTTACTCACCGAAAAGCAAGCCAATATTCTTCATCAACATCGTTTTTTGGGAAACACCGCACTTCACAGATTGCAAAAACCTGATAAAGACAAGCTTAAGTTAGCTATAGAAATTTTAGAGCATATACTTGATGCAATATATTTAATTCCTAAAAAGGCGACTAACTTAAAAAGAAAGAAATGA
- a CDS encoding CopG family transcriptional regulator, which yields MKKKIKYADAPASISSSIKSSKAVEDFLPPPNKLVLKEDNSRVTIVLSKKSISFFKEESKRSGVPYQTMIKKVLDLYTEHYAHK from the coding sequence ATGAAAAAGAAAATAAAATACGCTGATGCACCAGCATCTATATCATCTTCAATTAAATCTTCTAAGGCTGTTGAGGATTTTCTACCTCCTCCGAATAAACTTGTTTTGAAAGAAGATAATTCGCGGGTAACGATAGTCTTGAGTAAAAAGAGTATTTCATTCTTTAAAGAGGAATCTAAGAGATCTGGTGTACCTTATCAAACTATGATTAAAAAGGTTCTGGATTTATATACAGAACATTATGCTCATAAATAA
- a CDS encoding transcriptional regulator: MTVKKVENLLGKKVQALIEAKGDSQKEAAAKLKLTPTGMNGIVQGRVESASHSFLTLLKQEYKPDFNWLLNDSIPVLPIKYLSPEEEDKLVSKADQDKVLLSQIKTTKGLREIIQNLLKFSNQQRKAIGEMIAEFSKDKD, from the coding sequence ATGACAGTTAAAAAAGTAGAGAATTTACTTGGTAAAAAGGTGCAAGCCCTGATTGAAGCGAAAGGGGACAGTCAAAAAGAAGCGGCTGCCAAACTAAAACTTACACCTACCGGGATGAATGGAATTGTTCAAGGACGAGTCGAATCTGCTTCGCATTCTTTTTTAACGCTTCTTAAGCAAGAGTATAAACCAGATTTTAACTGGCTTTTGAATGATTCGATTCCTGTTCTTCCAATCAAATATCTTTCACCGGAAGAGGAAGATAAATTGGTTTCAAAAGCTGATCAAGATAAAGTATTACTAAGCCAAATTAAAACCACGAAAGGTCTTAGAGAAATTATTCAGAACCTTTTAAAATTTTCTAATCAGCAAAGAAAAGCTATAGGGGAAATGATTGCTGAGTTTTCTAAAGATAAGGATTAG